GTATATTCATATATAGAGGGATACTCTATAAGGAGGCAGCAGGAGGGGAGCAGCAATAACGTGTTAATGTTGCTGATCCTTGcaaactttgaaaacacatgttCACATCCTTTATATCCCCTAGTTTGTCATGCAGTATAAATAGACCTCAAActaatttacagaaaataatttgTCCCAAAgctcacagacagaaataatgaCAGGATTACCACCCTTTTGTTCTGGCCTCATGTCGTCACACAACTGGACAAACAgttgcccaaaaaaaaaatttgggGGGTTGTAAACAAATCCTAAAAAGGGTGTGAATACTGAGATTggtttctgtgtatgtgcaaTGTTGCAGAGAATGAAGAAAGTAGTTttcaggagaggaaaagggggcaACCTAGTTATTAGTGTTGATCCTCAGCTTGAAAGACACTCTTCCAGCAAACTTGTCTCTTTCACTTCCAATGGGAATGTTGTTGGCGTTGATCTTGCACTCGATGTTGACATCTTGATTGGCAGTAATGTTAAGGAACTTGACGGCAACCAAAGGCTGAGAGTAGTTCACCTGCGAAAACAGATCCAACGACACCTTTAGACGCAGGAACCAATGTATTCTGTTTGTCACATCTTTAATAAACTGTCAGGAGATGGATTTAAGACACATCTTACCTGAGCTTTCTTGCCATAGTAAGGGTAGTACATGAGGTTGAAAGTGCCATTTGGAGGGAAGTACATCAACTCTCCAATTTTCTCAGTGTCTTCTCtctgaggtgaggtgaggttaAAAACAACTTAATCAGTTACAGCCTGAAAGATCCCTTCATACGtgtaaaagaggaggaggtgagccTCATTAATCGCCTTCTTTTCTCTAAATCTCATTTCCCAACACGCCCACACTCTACTAGCAGTCTATTTTGTGCCAAACACCGCATCTTGAtccatatatatacatataactACAATCTACACTACTACGATGCATGTTTAAACATAATCTACAGTCTAAAAACACAGGTTCTGTCCTGTTCTTACCCATTCATCTTTGCCAATTTTGTATCTCTGAGAGTGGGAAAATTAATGGAGTGCAGTGGAAAAAAGACGAGCAACATACACAAGTGGTGTGAGTGACATGCAATACAGACATGGTAGTTTTAACACAGACATTAAAGAGAGTGGATATGAGTGATAGGTGCCATATTGCAGGTTGGAGTCGGGCACAATAGCTATGAATGGGCTGAAATCCAAATTGTCATGTTAAGCCTTTCATTGTGAAAGACAATAAGGGGGTTACCTTTGCGCCACAGGTGACAAACGGAGCCTGTCCGTTCTTTCCTGGCAGCATCCCAATCACCtggtgagaaagaaagacaacacaTCTCCAGCACCCATTCccatttcacttttattcaacCGCCGAGGAATGGGAAATCATGTTTACAGTTGCTACAACATTAATGCCAGATATCAACAATAAAGGCAGTAACCAATGATTATAATCTTATTTAATactaactttctttttttactgggATAATCCTTCCCTTATTCCCAACCAGTTCTATTATCTGTCACTCCATGTCTCCTAGCAACACCATCCCtttcccttccctctttctctttcatacCCGATTCAGCTTGATGATGATGCATGGCTTGCCATCCTGGTATCCATAGTAACGGTCATTGATTCCAGAGCAGTCCTCCAGAATGTTGCGGCTGAACTGACAGGAGCGCTTCGGGTTGTTCTTCACTTCGCCGCTGTCGTCCTGTATGAAGTACTTGTCTGGGGGGCACTCGTCGTTTTTCTGGGCCTGGATGGAGGCGTTGTAGGCTGCAGGGGAGAGAGCGGGGGTAgggtttattttgtttgcaaGGGCTTATGACTCAACTAAAACCCCCGGTGCAAGCAATCTCCTACCCGCTGACTGTAAAGGAATTATCTCTTATTAGGTAAAAACAATTCATTCTAGATTGTTGGATAATCCACAGCAGTAAGCTTTTTGAGTCACTGTACGAGAGAGCCAGACTTACGTGCCAGGAACTTGTCCAGAGCCTGAGCGTACATGTCCCAGCTCTCGGTGTTCTGGATGTTATAGACGATCTCAAAGGTCTCATCTGCTTTGGGTCTAATCACCATGCCtgtgagtgacagagagagacggcagAGAGGTCACAACACCGCGGCAAGGACTGTGACCTGCGTTCATGCAGTTTGTGTCATTAGTTAACAGCACCTGGTGTGGAGAGCCTGTCTTGCCAGGTCGGTTTGTGGTCGTCCAAGGTCTGCAGCATGACATACATGGTGAGTGTAAACATGCCGGCCAGGAAGATGTAGAAAACTACATAGAAGAGAAGAATAAGACCTGcagacaaggagagaagagagttGTATCAACTGTGTGAAATGTCATCAAGCGTGTTATCACAGAAGCAATAGATCCAATTATTCAACTTATTAGACCATAATCCTTCTGTACATTCAGCATTTTAAACTTGTCTGTTATTCAAGAGGAAATTAGTCGGCCTACAGCTTACTGAGAAAAGGTAAATCATGCAAATATGTATTATTTCATGGAACACTGTACAGAAAGATttactaaaaataaatgtgtctcaCAAATCCTGTGTTCATATTAGTAATGATTAACTAAACCTATGTGGCTATtcggtagctagctagctaaacagCTAGGCTAACTAGTGTCCCTGCTAAATTCAAGAAGTCATGGTTTCTTTTCCCCAAATTGTTTTATAAATGTTGCTAAACACTTAATATAATCTTTAATTGTGATGCACTCACTCATATATTAACACACAAGGTTTTAAGTCTGTCTTTGTATTGGTAGCCTGGAGACAAAATCTTCACCTCACTTCACTTTAACGCCAATGAAatcaaatttgttttaaatccatttttaaacatgtaaattGGCCTTTGTAGTAACTAGCACGTATTGTCTAAGAACAAAACGGCAATGTATTGAAAAACTAGATGGATTGAAATAGTATTAAACTaagcattaaacaaacattttgtaatttccACACCATTGCAATACCAAAGAAGCGCTGCAAGCAACACCCCTTACCTTATGATCAAATTGGATCAGACAATGTGGAAAATTACATCAGTAATATGTTCTGAACTTGACGCTGTGGAGAGGTTCAGCATGTCTAAACATAATGTAATATTGCCTGTGTTTACGTGTTGCTCACTTgctttactgttttattattcattatgaaAATTATGATTATATTGTGgaaacaattttttttcttttgcaatgaTTGCTGTATCCAGACTTCTATGTCTCACAATACACCCGTTGAGCTGGTGGCATTACAATGGAAGGTTTTCGATTTATGCATGAAGGCTACTTTAACAACATCTGCAACTTTCGGTAAGTGCATTCCATTTCATAATTACCGCAATGCGCACAAACATTTTTAAGCATGAATAATCCGACATCTGAATTTATAATGGAATCCGTTTTAATAAACTGCTGCGGctgcattgtgttgtgtttgtgtggccaCTTTCTGACACAACATGATCACAGGAGGCCAGTTAATCCTCATTAAACTATAGAGGCGCTTCATTCCATCTGCcacatctgcctctctctttctcactcacacacgaACAGCCGTCCTTTACAACATGGTCGAAAATGAAGTTACTTCTATCAATTAATGGTCAAAACATAAACTGTATTTGCTTTTGTCATATTCTTGCATGCAATCACGTGACGAAGCCTGAAACAGTGTGTATTAAAGCAGGATTGAATGGCTCATTATAGAGTTGCCCTGTCCACAGAGGGGGAGGAATGATGACAGAGGGGTATACGGGAGGAGAACAAGGACCCCCTGGAGACTGGGCCACAGGGTCAGGAGATTACAGGCCATCATAGACTGGGCCTACTTCATTAACAGTGTAAGAAGACCATAGTGATAATGTTACATTAGACAGAAAGTAGAGCTGCTCAAAGTGACATCTTGTTCTTCATTGCTTGTTCTGTccaatcaacagtccaaaaccgaAAGATACTACATTTACATGATGTAAAtcagaaaatgaggaaaaccTTCCCATTTAAGAAGCTAATGTTTGGAACTTTGGCTCGATAAATGGCTAGGAattcatcaaaatcaaaatagGTGCTTATCAATTTCTTGGTGATGAACTAATTGATTAACTGACTTGTTTCAGCACTgtctaaaacattaaaatgaaaaaaatatctcATATTGCACCACTGTGTCACTGATGCATGTTATTAAATGAGAGATGAGAAATGAGGGTCAAGGCAATAACCCGATGATGTGATGTCTCCTACTTGGAGACAGCCGTTTGGTCCCatctcagacagacagtctaCACAGAGATCAGGAACACATAAATAGCATTTCCTATGACACATTCCTCATTTTAAGCATCAACACCAGAGGCCAGCGTTGGGTAGCAACTGAGTGGCCTGACCCTGTGCCTCTGCTGGATGGCCCCCAGCGTGGAGCTCACTCGCTCTGTCAGCAGGCTGAGCGCTGCATCTGCCTCCCCACACAGCCAGGCTTACAGGAATCTACAACAAAATGTCAAGGGGAAGCTGCACCACGGGGGCAATATATCTTGATGATttagagcttgtgtgtgtgttttgttttcatccaatTGCTCCTAGAACTATTCGAATTCGaggtgaaatgaatgaatggccGAGTGAGATGAGGCAGTGAGCATCCCGTCTGTCGCATGGAAAACACCCAAGCTGAGTCATTAAATATATACAGAGTCATTTCTCCGGGCCCAGGACCAAGCCGGAGGCACTACAGCGAGAGAGGCATCGGAGATAAgatgtgacaaaacaaaatgttaaagtgTTTTTCCCTGTCATCCAGAGGGGAGGTTGTGCTAACCACAAATATGACACCACCCAGGGGAGACTGGATGTGCACACGTGCATACAGGGTCGAGCGTGCAGGCAGGGGTGGCTTTCCCCCCTGCCAAAGAGAGTGTTAGGTTTACAGTCTGCCCTCTCCAGTCCACGCTGATGATGGACAGTGAAgcatctctctttcaccctgGTTTTGTTTGCAGACGGCAGCTGAAAGCAAAGAACAAAAGGCCAGGGCGGGATGGTTCAGCATCCTGTGCTTTCTTCAATAATAATGGCAGGAggtgtctcttttctttcagattTAATTAGGAGGACATGCTGCTAAATTGCTTTGTAAATTAGTGATCAAACACATCTCTGaactcaaaatgaaatgttctgGAGATAGAATTAATAGCACTGAGCTGTGGTTGTTTTAATTATCTTGTATATGGTCTGAAATCTTACACTAAGACCAGCATCATTAGGCCCTTTAAGGCTCTTTTCTCATGTTACatgccttttgttgttttttggaaGTGGGAGGTGCAGAACACTTAATTAGTCCTATTTTAAATAGAGGTAGTTGTTTGACCATGTTTGCCTGGTGTCAGCTGGTGGCAAAGTAACATTGAGATTGCAGGACTGTTCTACTTTATCAAGGCTATTTCCATATCATTACAGCCCTTTACACAAAGGAAGTGTTCTGTGTTTCATCCTCAAAGGGGCCTTTGATCTGAACGTACATTATACTGCATAATTAGTGTGAATGACAAATTTGCCTTTTAAAGAGACTGGCAACCCGACAAGGGTGTTTTCAGGGTGTTTTCTTGCCTTTTTCTGCGAGCGTGTCGAGATAAGTGGGtgtagaaaatggatggatgggcTGCAAGCCAGGCAGTCAAACGAGTGGAAGTAGAGGTACAGTACGTACAGTGTATGCATCAGTAGGAGAATGAGGAAGTGCTACGGGGAAACACAAGTTTAGACCTACATGTAGTGGCTAACTACAGAAATAGCCCAATTAACAAGCCTTAGAGAACACAGCTTAAAAAGGCCACCAGACCTTAAAGCACCTGGGACGCACTGAGCTGGATTAAGTCGTACACTGCGGGAGGATTCCAGCAAACGAAGCTACAGTCCACTGATTCCCAACTCTGCACTAACGTGTCCATTCAGGAAACATAATCACCAGAATACCACTGCAAGTAAAATCACTTTCAGCATTATTCAAACCACAAACACTGTGTTCAGTGTTGCATTGGAGATCATGTCCccagtgaaaatataaaaagaaaatagaataaGTTCCCTGAAAGTGGTTGACTTTGCTGGATCCTACATGCTGAATTGATACCCTCCCCGTCAGCCAATGAAGTCATTAGATTAGGACTAAATCCCTCACTGATTTACACTCACTGGGAGGGGCCGGGTTGGAGGTGATACAAATAGCATTTGGCCCACGGCTTTACCCAGATTAAAATGCTCCAATGTCATTACAACAGAGCCATATGTGCCCTATGATTTCATGAATCTTTGAAATAGTTGCAGGCTGGTTGTATGGCAGAAAAGAGGACAGTATGTGGCAACACTAGAGGCTGGGATTGGATCATATTTCAAAATCTCATGGTGGGGAAAAGCCTGAAAATGGATGACATCATGTTGAACACGCATTAGATAAAGCTACAGGTATACAAACCTATTTCTGCCAAACTTCAGTAACCCATGtccctggagaaaaaaaaaactcctctctgcagcagaaTCCATGTTAGAGCTAGCTACAGCACTCTCACTGCCTCCACAGAGAGGCGCTGATGATATGCACTTTGCAACAGAGTGGAACCTGTTTCAGCAATGCTGCAGTAATCTGGCTAATTCAAACGTACAAATAAGACCATATGCCTCCACCCTTATGTTGAGCGCATTGCGCAGTGAAAGCAGTGccataaattaataaataaagaaagaaagaaaccaggCAGGAGGGTTTTCCCCCCCACCGGCTTCCACAGTGGCGGTGCCGCAGTCAGATTTCAGCACCAGACTGTAGTGGACAGCGACCGCCACCTCATCACCTGAACACTGAGGGGGAATAATCACCTCCACCAAGTTCTGTCTGGGTACCATTCATATCACGGGTACACACTTTCCTCTCTTGAAGCATCATGCAGGAGCTTTAGATAAAGGCTTAAAGAGACTATGACAGAGACCTGTTACAGAGCCGAGGGACCGTGTTTGCTGCATTGCTGGACAGTACTCACCCCAGCTGCTCGCCGTCCTGCCCATGAACTCCCTCGTCCTCGGGTTCCATATAAAGTCCTTCCACTCGCCTTTTTCTCCATCCTTTGCCATTTTGTCATACAAGTCCGGACCCCAAACCTCTAACGAACGCGCCCTAATGCAATAAGCGCCCGGCTGCAACAATtagccggagagagagagagagagagagagagagagagagagagagagagagagagagccttaCTGTACCGCCGCGGAGAGGCAATTAAACAGCTCTACTCAAAAACGCAGACGcacaaatgaatgg
The Enoplosus armatus isolate fEnoArm2 chromosome 13, fEnoArm2.hap1, whole genome shotgun sequence genome window above contains:
- the atp1b2b gene encoding sodium/potassium-transporting ATPase subunit beta-2b produces the protein MAKDGEKGEWKDFIWNPRTREFMGRTASSWGLILLFYVVFYIFLAGMFTLTMYVMLQTLDDHKPTWQDRLSTPGMVIRPKADETFEIVYNIQNTESWDMYAQALDKFLAPYNASIQAQKNDECPPDKYFIQDDSGEVKNNPKRSCQFSRNILEDCSGINDRYYGYQDGKPCIIIKLNRVIGMLPGKNGQAPFVTCGAKRYKIGKDEWREDTEKIGELMYFPPNGTFNLMYYPYYGKKAQVNYSQPLVAVKFLNITANQDVNIECKINANNIPIGSERDKFAGRVSFKLRINTNN